One Streptomyces sp. ML-6 genomic region harbors:
- a CDS encoding right-handed parallel beta-helix repeat-containing protein, whose product MAQGTVQVTHTGTSRWRRRTGEYASLTAALEAAADGDVLTVAPGTYRENLVLHRAVTLRGPEGSVGSVRIAPVDGVPLTVRASAVVSDLHVEGQDSTVPALLVEDGAPEIADLRIVTRSAAGIEVRGAARPTVRRCTVDNPAGVGIAVLDGSGGVFEECEVVSAGQAGVSVRDGAHPRLERCRVHHASGAGLSVTGEGSGLEGVGCEVYEVKGSGVQVTARAAAHLGECTVHRTSADGITLDTDAVLTLADCDIHDIPENAVDLRSRSVLTLTRSTVRRFGRNGLSVWDPGTRVDANQCEIHDSTGDYPAVWVSDGATVVLDSCRVHDVPDALFVLDRGSRADVVDSDLSQVRNTAVSVSDGATAQLDDCRIREASTGAWFRDHGSGGTLNNCTVDAVQTGVIVTKGADPTIERCTVTSTAEAGFYVSAEGRGTFRQCRVTGSDGYGFHVMDGCRTTLTRCRTERCSRGGYEFAEGGAHGDGQGAGPVVEDCTSDESALRSPAPPPAPTVLTATQSAPGLLGGVPGQRAVEPAPAEPPAAEPARTADAVLGELDSLVGLDSVKREVRALTDMIEVGRRRREAGLKAASVRRHLVFTGSPGTGKTTVARLYGEILASLGVLERGHLIEVSRVDLVGEHIGSTAIRTQEAFDRARGGVLFVDEAYALSPEDSGRDFGREAIDTLVKLMEDHRDAVVVIVAGYTHEMERFLTVNPGVASRFSRTITFSDYEPAELLRIVEQQSEEHEYSLAPGTGEALLKYFTELPKGPAFGNGRTARQTFESMVERHAGRVAQLAEPSTDDLSLLYPEDLPELP is encoded by the coding sequence ATGGCACAGGGCACGGTCCAGGTGACGCACACCGGCACATCGCGGTGGCGGCGCCGCACAGGCGAATACGCCTCCCTCACCGCAGCCCTGGAGGCCGCGGCGGACGGCGACGTCCTCACCGTCGCACCGGGCACGTACCGGGAGAACCTGGTCCTGCACCGCGCGGTGACCCTGCGGGGCCCGGAGGGTTCCGTCGGTTCCGTGCGGATCGCCCCGGTCGACGGCGTGCCGCTGACCGTCCGCGCCTCCGCCGTCGTCTCGGACCTGCACGTGGAGGGCCAGGACTCGACCGTCCCGGCGCTGCTCGTCGAGGACGGCGCGCCGGAGATCGCGGATCTGCGGATCGTCACCCGTTCCGCCGCCGGGATCGAGGTGCGCGGTGCGGCCCGGCCGACCGTGCGCCGCTGCACCGTCGACAACCCGGCCGGGGTCGGCATCGCCGTGCTCGACGGCTCGGGCGGGGTGTTCGAGGAGTGCGAGGTCGTCTCCGCCGGGCAGGCCGGGGTCTCGGTGCGCGACGGCGCGCACCCCCGCCTGGAGCGCTGCCGGGTCCATCACGCCTCGGGCGCGGGGCTGAGCGTCACCGGGGAGGGCAGCGGTCTGGAGGGGGTCGGCTGCGAGGTGTACGAGGTCAAGGGCAGCGGTGTCCAGGTGACCGCCCGGGCCGCCGCCCACCTCGGCGAGTGCACGGTGCACCGGACTTCGGCGGACGGCATCACGCTCGACACCGACGCCGTGCTGACGCTCGCCGACTGCGACATCCACGACATCCCGGAGAACGCGGTGGACCTGCGTTCCCGTTCGGTGCTCACCCTGACCCGTTCCACGGTGCGCCGGTTCGGCCGCAACGGCCTCTCCGTCTGGGACCCGGGCACCCGGGTCGACGCCAACCAGTGCGAGATCCACGACAGCACGGGCGACTACCCCGCGGTCTGGGTGAGCGACGGGGCGACCGTGGTGCTGGACTCCTGCCGGGTCCACGACGTGCCGGACGCCCTGTTCGTGCTCGACCGGGGCTCGCGTGCCGACGTCGTGGACAGCGACCTGTCCCAGGTGCGCAACACCGCGGTGTCGGTGAGCGACGGGGCGACCGCGCAGCTCGACGACTGCCGGATCCGCGAGGCGTCCACCGGCGCGTGGTTCCGCGACCACGGCAGCGGCGGCACGCTGAACAACTGCACCGTCGACGCGGTGCAGACCGGGGTGATCGTCACCAAGGGCGCCGACCCGACGATCGAACGCTGTACGGTCACCTCGACCGCCGAGGCCGGTTTCTACGTCTCCGCCGAGGGCCGGGGCACGTTCCGCCAGTGCCGGGTCACCGGCAGCGACGGCTACGGCTTCCACGTGATGGACGGCTGCCGCACGACGCTGACCCGCTGCCGTACCGAGCGGTGCTCGCGCGGGGGTTACGAGTTCGCCGAGGGCGGCGCGCACGGCGACGGCCAGGGCGCCGGTCCGGTGGTCGAGGACTGCACGAGCGACGAGAGCGCGCTGCGCTCCCCCGCACCGCCCCCGGCCCCCACCGTGCTGACGGCGACCCAGTCGGCCCCCGGGCTGCTCGGCGGGGTGCCCGGACAGCGCGCCGTGGAGCCCGCCCCGGCCGAGCCGCCCGCCGCCGAACCTGCCCGTACGGCGGACGCGGTTCTCGGCGAACTGGACTCACTGGTGGGCCTGGACAGCGTCAAGCGGGAGGTGCGCGCCCTCACCGACATGATCGAGGTCGGCCGCCGGCGCCGGGAGGCCGGGCTCAAGGCCGCGTCGGTCCGGCGCCATCTCGTCTTCACCGGCTCCCCCGGCACCGGCAAGACCACCGTGGCACGGCTGTACGGGGAGATCCTCGCCTCGCTCGGGGTGCTGGAGCGGGGCCATCTGATCGAGGTGTCCCGCGTCGACCTGGTGGGTGAGCACATCGGTTCGACCGCCATCCGCACGCAGGAGGCGTTCGACCGGGCGCGCGGCGGGGTGCTGTTCGTCGACGAGGCGTACGCCCTGTCGCCCGAGGACTCCGGCCGGGACTTCGGCCGGGAGGCGATCGACACGCTCGTGAAGCTGATGGAGGACCACCGGGACGCGGTGGTCGTCATCGTCGCCGGGTACACCCACGAGATGGAGCGGTTCCTCACCGTCAACCCCGGTGTGGCGTCCCGTTTCTCACGGACCATCACCTTCAGCGACTACGAACCGGCCGAACTGTTGCGGATCGTGGAGCAGCAGTCCGAGGAGCACGAGTACAGTCTGGCGCCCGGGACCGGGGAGGCGTTGCTGAAGTACTTCACGGAGCTGCCCAAGGGGCCCGCGTTCGGCAACGGCCGCACCGCGCGCCAGACCTTCGAGTCGATGGTGGAGCGGCACGCGGGCCGGGTCGCCCAGCTCGCCGAGCCGAGCACGGACGACCTCAGCCTGCTCTACCCGGAGGACCTGCCCGAACTCCCCTGA
- a CDS encoding argininosuccinate synthase-related protein has protein sequence MVNQARIRSFRDLGTETEALDFPVVTLFSGGLDSSYLLYRLHAIGSPEVHAVSVDIGDEETTDEKQRIADRFGVKLHIVDGRDQFAEEYLRPAIAAQSVYLGTHPISSSLSRPLIARIAMKVAEEIGARTLLHTANRSQNTLRRLNGALGLLGFPGNFGSPYELEPVDRDRKIEELDRAGLHGLSGRSVSIDSNLWCREFESGSLDDPEHHPVPEDLYRWTRSGRPAPSPETVRIGFRAGTPTEVNGRELPLAELITRLNHLVGAHGIGRFSGLEHLAQGEKVLEIREMPAAFLLMRTARHLETAVLEAETIREKMHMEQIWTREALEGRWFGELRRAGQSFIESCAARVTGEVTWRLSSGTAETCGILAESPRYIRSREAWERSCVESEVDGHRSPSGPVPIVH, from the coding sequence ATGGTCAACCAGGCGAGAATACGCTCCTTCCGTGACCTGGGCACGGAAACCGAGGCGCTGGACTTCCCGGTGGTCACACTCTTCAGCGGGGGCCTGGACAGCTCGTACCTGCTGTACCGCCTGCATGCGATCGGTTCTCCGGAGGTGCACGCCGTCAGTGTGGACATCGGCGACGAGGAGACCACCGACGAGAAGCAGCGGATCGCCGACCGATTCGGCGTCAAACTGCACATCGTCGACGGCCGGGACCAGTTCGCCGAAGAATACCTGAGACCGGCCATAGCCGCTCAGTCCGTCTATCTCGGCACGCACCCGATCAGCTCGTCGCTCAGCCGGCCCCTGATCGCAAGGATAGCCATGAAGGTGGCCGAGGAGATCGGAGCCCGCACGCTGCTCCATACGGCCAATCGATCGCAGAACACGCTTCGTCGGCTCAACGGCGCGCTCGGCCTGCTCGGATTCCCGGGAAATTTCGGAAGTCCCTACGAGCTCGAACCCGTGGACCGGGACCGCAAGATCGAGGAACTGGACCGTGCTGGGCTTCATGGTCTGTCCGGAAGATCGGTGAGCATCGACTCGAATCTGTGGTGCCGGGAGTTCGAGTCCGGCAGTCTCGACGACCCGGAGCACCACCCCGTGCCGGAGGACCTCTACCGCTGGACCCGTTCCGGACGGCCCGCCCCGTCCCCCGAGACCGTCCGCATCGGGTTCAGGGCCGGCACCCCCACCGAGGTCAACGGTCGCGAACTTCCGCTGGCGGAACTGATAACCCGGCTGAACCACCTCGTGGGAGCGCACGGAATCGGCCGCTTCAGCGGACTGGAGCATCTCGCGCAGGGCGAAAAGGTGCTCGAAATACGTGAGATGCCGGCCGCTTTCCTGCTGATGCGCACCGCGCGCCATCTGGAAACAGCCGTCCTGGAGGCCGAGACCATCCGGGAAAAGATGCACATGGAGCAGATCTGGACCCGCGAAGCGCTGGAAGGGCGCTGGTTCGGCGAGCTGCGCCGGGCCGGCCAGAGTTTCATCGAGAGCTGCGCCGCGCGGGTCACCGGGGAAGTCACCTGGAGGCTGTCCTCCGGAACCGCCGAGACCTGTGGAATCCTGGCCGAGTCCCCGCGTTACATCAGGAGCCGGGAGGCCTGGGAGCGCAGCTGCGTGGAATCCGAGGTCGACGGTCACCGGAGCCCGTCGGGGCCGGTCCCGATCGTCCACTGA
- a CDS encoding DeoR/GlpR family DNA-binding transcription regulator codes for MSENQHLLAEQRRALILDEVRRRGGVRVNELTRRLNVSDMTVRRDLDVLSRMGVVEKVHGGAVPVAGASTHEPGFEAKSALELTAKEDIARAAAAMAAPGSAIALSGGTTTYALAQRLLDVPDLTVVTNSVRVSDAFHSAQRAGAASGARDGAATVVLTGGVRTPSDSLVGPVADRAIDSLHFDVLFLGVHGISVEAGLSTPNLAEAETNRRFVQSARRVVVVADHTKWGTVGLSSFASLEQVDTFVTDDGLSAAVRAEIEEHLPGLVVAGRGAESES; via the coding sequence TTGAGCGAGAATCAGCATCTGCTCGCGGAGCAGCGGCGCGCCCTGATCCTCGACGAGGTGCGCAGGCGCGGCGGGGTCCGGGTCAACGAGCTGACCCGGCGGCTGAACGTCTCCGACATGACCGTGCGCCGGGACCTGGACGTGTTGTCCCGGATGGGGGTCGTGGAGAAGGTGCACGGCGGGGCCGTCCCGGTGGCCGGGGCCAGTACGCACGAACCCGGTTTCGAGGCCAAGTCGGCGCTGGAGCTGACCGCCAAGGAGGACATCGCGCGGGCGGCGGCGGCCATGGCGGCGCCCGGCAGCGCGATCGCGCTCTCCGGCGGCACGACGACGTACGCGCTCGCCCAACGACTGCTGGACGTACCGGATCTGACGGTGGTGACCAACTCGGTCCGGGTCTCCGACGCGTTCCACTCCGCCCAGCGGGCGGGGGCCGCGTCCGGGGCGCGGGACGGGGCGGCGACGGTGGTGCTCACCGGCGGGGTGCGGACCCCGTCGGACTCGCTGGTCGGTCCGGTGGCCGACCGGGCGATCGACTCCCTCCACTTCGACGTGCTGTTCCTCGGGGTGCACGGGATCTCGGTGGAGGCCGGGCTCTCCACGCCGAATCTGGCGGAGGCCGAGACGAACCGCCGGTTCGTGCAGTCGGCGCGGCGCGTGGTGGTGGTCGCGGATCACACCAAGTGGGGCACCGTGGGCCTGAGTTCGTTCGCGTCGCTGGAGCAGGTCGACACGTTCGTGACGGACGACGGACTGTCGGCCGCGGTCCGTGCGGAGATCGAGGAACACCTGCCGGGCCTGGTGGTGGCGGGGCGGGGCGCGGAGAGCGAATCCTGA
- a CDS encoding DUF6643 family protein: MTSPRSTFGGGYYATSSFPETPIYDSLVAERGTPQIAPIRVPAAYDTGNGYLPALPAALPALPAAPSQPGPSYGYPQPAAQQGYAPMQPAQLQHAPAPYIPQQPAAPRGGYQPPPSPQQQYQRPAPGTGYEAMRPAAPRPAPAPSPHEDPYNRPYQGRGY; the protein is encoded by the coding sequence ATGACCTCCCCTCGCTCCACCTTCGGCGGTGGCTACTACGCCACCTCGTCGTTCCCCGAAACTCCGATCTACGACTCCCTGGTCGCGGAGCGGGGTACCCCTCAGATCGCTCCGATCCGAGTGCCTGCCGCCTATGACACCGGCAATGGTTATCTGCCGGCCCTCCCGGCGGCCCTGCCGGCTCTTCCCGCGGCACCCTCCCAGCCCGGTCCGTCGTACGGCTACCCGCAGCCGGCGGCCCAGCAGGGTTACGCGCCGATGCAGCCCGCCCAGCTGCAACACGCCCCGGCGCCGTACATCCCGCAGCAGCCCGCCGCGCCCCGCGGCGGCTACCAGCCGCCCCCGTCGCCGCAACAGCAGTACCAGCGGCCCGCACCGGGCACCGGGTACGAGGCGATGCGTCCGGCGGCGCCGCGCCCCGCCCCGGCCCCCTCGCCCCACGAGGACCCGTACAACCGCCCGTACCAGGGCCGGGGGTACTGA
- a CDS encoding SRPBCC family protein, which translates to MAVFRIERFSSLTAAESWRRVTDWERHAAQVPLTRITVPTGLPTSVGTVFVARTGVGPLGFDDPMEVVRWTPPAAGRAGLCRLEKRGRLIRGRASIDVYPTGSGSHVVWVEELTVRLLPRWGDPLIAGAGRRVFGRVLDSMLEPVVRRRP; encoded by the coding sequence GTGGCAGTCTTCCGGATCGAGCGATTCAGTTCCTTGACCGCGGCCGAGTCCTGGCGCCGCGTCACGGACTGGGAGCGGCATGCCGCGCAGGTTCCGCTGACCAGGATCACCGTGCCCACGGGGCTGCCCACCTCGGTCGGGACGGTCTTCGTGGCGCGCACGGGGGTGGGTCCGCTGGGGTTCGACGACCCGATGGAGGTGGTGCGGTGGACCCCGCCCGCCGCCGGGCGCGCGGGGCTGTGCAGGCTGGAGAAGCGCGGCCGGCTGATCCGGGGCCGGGCCTCGATCGATGTGTATCCGACCGGTTCCGGATCGCATGTGGTGTGGGTGGAGGAACTGACCGTCCGGCTGCTGCCGCGGTGGGGTGATCCGCTGATCGCCGGGGCGGGCCGCCGGGTCTTCGGCCGGGTGCTCGACAGCATGCTGGAGCCCGTGGTCCGGCGACGGCCGTAG